From a single Lolium rigidum isolate FL_2022 chromosome 7, APGP_CSIRO_Lrig_0.1, whole genome shotgun sequence genomic region:
- the LOC124677313 gene encoding mitochondrial phosphate carrier protein 3, mitochondrial-like, producing the protein MAVSESSRNALLPGFLYAAPVAAGSTTTTTSAAAGLGGRGLVAPSGAASARPAVWAQSPSEPARKIEMYSPAFYAACTAGGIASCGLTHMTVTPLDLVKCNMQINPAKYKSISSGFGVLLKEQGAKGFFRGWVPTLIGYSGQGACKFGFYEFFKKYYSDIAGPENAAKYKTLIYLAGSASAEVIADVTLCPMEAVKVRVQTQPGFARGLSDGLPKFVKAEGYAGLYKGIVPLWGRQIPYTMMKFASFETIVEMIYKYAIPAPKSECSKPLQLGVSFAGGYVAGVFCAIVSHPADNLVSFLNNAQGATVGDAVKKLGLWGLFTRGLPLRIVMIGTLTGAQWGIYDAFKVMVGLPTTGGVAPTPAAAGEQLKG; encoded by the exons ATGGCCGTCTCCGAGAGCTCGCGCAACGCGCTCCTGCCCGGCTTCCTGTACGCGGCCCCCGTCGCCGCTGgctcgaccaccaccaccacctcggcCGCCGCTGGCCTGGGTGGCCGCGGGCTCGTCGCGCCGTCTGGCGCTGCGTCGGCGAGGCCCGCGGTGTGGGCGCAGTCGCCTAGCGAGCCGGCCCGCAAGATAGAAATGTACTCCCCGGCGTTCTACGCGGCGTGCACGGCCGGCGGCATCGCCAGCTGCGGTCTCACGCACATGACTGTTACGCCGCTCGATCTCGTAAAATGCAACATGCAG ATTAATCCAGCCAAGTACAAGAGCATCTCTTCAGGATTTGGTGTCCTCTTGAAAGAGCAAGGGGCAAAGGGTTTCTTCAGAGGCTGGGTGCCTACCCTGATCGGTTACAGTGGTCAAGGCGCATGCAAGTTCGGCTTCTACGAGTTCTTCAAGAAGTACTACTCGGATATTGCTGGACCTGAGAACGCAGCCAAGTACAAGACTTTGATCTATCTTGCTGGTTCTGCTTCGGCTGAGGTCATTGCAGATGTTACCCTCTGCCCTATGGAGGCTGTGAAGGTCCGTGTGCAGACGCAGCCTGGCTTCGCAAGAGGTTTATCTGATGGGCTCCCTAAGTTTGTGAAGGCTGAAGGATATGCTGG ATTGTACAAGGGTATCGTTCCACTCTGGGGCCGTCAAATTCCAT ACACCATGATGAAATTTGCCTCTTTTGAGACGATCGTTGAGATGATCTACAAATATGCAATTCCGGCGCCCAAGAGTGAGTGCAGCAAGCCTCTCCAGCTGGGAGTGAGCTTCGCAGGTGGCTATGTTGCTGGAGTGTTCTGCGCAATAGTTTCACACCCAGCAGACAACCTTGTTTCGTTTCTCAACAATGCTCAGGGTGCAACTGTTGGTGAT GCTGTGAAGAAGCTTGGTCTGTGGGGTCTGTTCACGCGTGGACTGCCTCTGCGTATCGTGATGATCGGTACTCTCACTGGAGCACAGTGGGGTATCTATGATGCTTTTAAAGTCATGGTTGGATT GCCAACTACTGGTGGAGTTGCTCCAACACCTGCAGCTGCTGGAGAGCAGCTGAAGGGCTGA